Proteins encoded together in one Candidatus Sulfotelmatobacter sp. window:
- a CDS encoding C40 family peptidase, protein MSAAAASSASADVAAPTDGADLAMWNAEPKTELSSESTPKVSRLLHIQKFASGIAARGAAMASALTRNAMRFLGVPYVFGGTTANGFDCSGYVQHVFAMIGRHLPRTADAQFDVAHRIHGTPKAGDLVFFQTYAAGASHVGISLGGDRFIHASSSHGVTVSSLHDRYWAARYLGAKRIVE, encoded by the coding sequence ATGAGCGCGGCCGCCGCCAGCTCGGCTTCGGCCGACGTCGCGGCGCCCACCGACGGCGCCGACCTCGCGATGTGGAATGCGGAACCCAAGACGGAACTGTCGAGCGAGTCGACGCCCAAGGTTTCGCGTCTGCTGCACATTCAGAAGTTCGCCAGCGGCATCGCCGCCCGCGGCGCCGCGATGGCGTCGGCGCTGACCCGCAACGCGATGCGGTTTCTGGGCGTGCCGTATGTCTTCGGCGGCACGACGGCGAACGGGTTCGACTGCTCGGGCTACGTCCAGCACGTGTTCGCCATGATCGGCAGGCACTTGCCGCGGACGGCCGACGCGCAGTTCGACGTCGCCCACCGCATCCACGGAACGCCCAAAGCGGGCGACCTGGTGTTCTTCCAGACCTACGCCGCCGGCGCGTCGCACGTCGGCATCTCGCTGGGCGGCGACCGGTTCATCCACGCCTCGTCCAGCCACGGCGTGACCGTCTCGAGCCTGCACGACCGCTATTGGGCGGCGCGCTACCTCGGGGCGAAACGGATCGTCGAGTAG
- the glmM gene encoding phosphoglucosamine mutase produces the protein MKRLFGTDGVRGVANADLTPELAFKVGRAGAAVIAHAQALDKPIVVGRDTRLSGPMLEGAIVAGITSTGRNVVQLGVVPTPAVASITAAIEAAAGVMISASHNPIADNGIKLFGADGFKLSDAEEAEIESLLDDPSLPRPTGVGVGTVGANRGLIDSWFAKVVAAGADLHGMTVVVDAAFGAAYLVGPAIFERMGARVIALHAEDDGSRINVDCGATNLRALQARVREEIARSTGPVVGVAFDGDADRALFVDESGELLSGDHAMLILARDLHARGELPGDTVVGTVMANMGFEVALRAAGVKLVRAAVGDRYVLEALRAGGYRFGGEQSGHVIDLTRGTTGDGPMTAAALLAVAARTRTPLHELAAGLDVYPQVLVNVRVEDRGVWEHPAVRAAVSAAERELAGQGRILVRPSGTEPLVRVMVESRDEARTHAVAEAVARTIRGIAG, from the coding sequence ATGAAACGGCTTTTTGGCACCGACGGCGTGCGCGGGGTTGCGAACGCGGATTTGACGCCGGAGCTGGCGTTCAAGGTCGGTCGGGCGGGGGCGGCGGTGATCGCGCACGCGCAGGCGCTGGACAAGCCAATCGTCGTCGGGCGCGATACGCGCTTGTCGGGCCCGATGCTCGAGGGCGCGATCGTCGCGGGGATCACCTCGACCGGGCGCAACGTCGTGCAGCTCGGCGTCGTGCCGACGCCGGCGGTGGCGTCGATCACCGCCGCGATCGAAGCGGCGGCCGGCGTCATGATCTCGGCTTCGCACAACCCGATCGCGGACAACGGGATCAAGCTGTTCGGTGCCGACGGTTTCAAGCTCTCGGACGCGGAAGAAGCGGAGATCGAGTCGCTGCTCGACGATCCCTCGCTGCCGCGTCCGACCGGCGTGGGCGTCGGGACGGTCGGCGCGAACCGCGGGCTGATCGACAGCTGGTTCGCCAAGGTGGTGGCGGCCGGCGCCGACTTGCACGGAATGACGGTCGTCGTCGACGCGGCGTTCGGCGCGGCGTATCTAGTGGGCCCGGCGATCTTCGAACGCATGGGCGCGCGCGTGATCGCGCTGCACGCCGAAGACGACGGCAGCCGCATCAACGTCGATTGCGGCGCGACCAACCTGCGGGCGCTGCAAGCGCGCGTGCGCGAGGAGATCGCGCGCAGCACCGGACCGGTCGTCGGCGTCGCGTTCGACGGCGACGCCGATCGCGCGCTGTTCGTCGACGAGTCCGGCGAGCTGCTCAGCGGCGATCACGCGATGCTGATCTTGGCGCGCGATCTGCACGCGCGCGGCGAGCTGCCCGGCGACACCGTCGTCGGCACCGTGATGGCGAACATGGGCTTCGAGGTCGCGCTGCGCGCGGCCGGGGTGAAGCTGGTCCGCGCCGCCGTCGGCGACCGGTACGTGCTCGAGGCGCTGCGCGCGGGCGGGTACCGGTTCGGCGGCGAGCAGTCGGGCCACGTGATCGACCTGACGCGGGGAACGACCGGTGACGGCCCGATGACCGCAGCGGCGCTGCTGGCCGTTGCGGCGCGTACCCGCACGCCGCTGCACGAGCTGGCGGCGGGGCTCGACGTCTATCCGCAGGTGCTCGTCAACGTCCGGGTCGAGGACCGCGGCGTGTGGGAGCACCCCGCGGTTCGGGCCGCCGTGAGCGCCGCGGAGCGCGAGCTGGCGGGGCAGGGGCGCATCCTGGTACGGCCCTCCGGGACCGAGCCGCTGGTGCGGGTGATGGTCGAGAGCCGCGATGAAGCGCGCACGCACGCCGTGGCGGAGGCGGTCGCCCGAACGATTCGCGGCATCGCCGGGTAG
- the cdaA gene encoding diadenylate cyclase CdaA: protein MSWPIGSIRFGLSDAIDIIATSLLIYYLLLLIRGTRAVQIMLGLFALVVVLAGSNLLHLLVLATVMQYLLLGTAVTLPIIFQPELRRGLEQLGRGRLFVRDRLAEDEIAAEQIRIVAHAGALLARERIGALIVIEQQTGLREYVESGTALDARLSLDLLLAIFTKSSPLHDGAAIVRDLIVEGASCFLPLTDNAIAVDRHVGTRHRAAVGLTEQTDAVVVVVSEEHGSISVARAGRLSVPIDDEERLRRVLAACVRPSRRRSQAEGGPLANLLTRIPRAQSPQEQLRT from the coding sequence GTGAGCTGGCCGATCGGGTCGATTCGCTTCGGCCTCAGCGACGCGATCGACATCATCGCGACCTCGCTGCTCATCTATTATCTGCTGCTCCTGATTCGCGGGACGCGCGCGGTCCAGATCATGCTGGGCCTCTTCGCGCTGGTCGTCGTGCTGGCCGGCTCGAACCTGTTGCACCTGCTGGTCCTGGCCACGGTCATGCAGTACCTGCTGCTGGGCACGGCCGTCACGCTGCCGATCATCTTCCAGCCCGAGCTGCGCCGCGGCCTCGAGCAGCTCGGCCGCGGGCGGTTGTTCGTGCGCGACCGGCTGGCCGAGGACGAGATCGCGGCCGAGCAGATCCGCATCGTCGCCCATGCCGGCGCGCTGCTGGCGCGCGAGCGGATCGGGGCCCTGATCGTCATCGAGCAGCAGACCGGGCTGCGCGAGTACGTCGAGAGCGGGACCGCGCTGGACGCGCGGCTGTCGCTCGACCTGCTGCTGGCGATCTTCACCAAGAGCTCGCCGCTGCACGACGGCGCCGCGATCGTGCGCGACTTGATCGTCGAAGGCGCCTCGTGCTTCTTGCCGCTGACCGACAACGCGATCGCCGTCGACCGCCACGTGGGGACGCGCCACCGCGCGGCCGTCGGTTTGACCGAGCAGACCGACGCCGTGGTGGTCGTCGTCAGCGAAGAGCACGGCTCGATCTCGGTCGCCCGAGCCGGCCGGCTCTCGGTCCCGATCGACGACGAGGAGCGGCTGCGGCGCGTGCTGGCGGCTTGCGTGCGACCTTCGCGCCGGCGCTCCCAGGCCGAAGGCGGGCCGCTGGCCAATCTGCTGACCCGGATTCCGCGTGCTCAGTCGCCTCAGGAACAACTTCGGACTTAA
- the rsgA gene encoding ribosome small subunit-dependent GTPase A, translated as MSEDGLRRARVIAVGRNAAWIVADDEVEPQLASLRKGKGHVMLAPGDLVAAHTIADDRVVVDALLPRAFALERRTPGGRTKTMAANVDTLAIVAALVEPSLHLGLVDRLLAFAEQHGLAPLLLLTKVDLAGEAAGAEIAMLYRGLGIPTLLLHPKSGRGLDDLRAQLAARHALLVGNSGVGKSSIFRALGGIAVVGDLSRFGRGRQTTTSARLARLGEGWLIDSPGIGEFALDPMPATAVAQLFPEIAERAPDCRFADCRHLSEPDCAVRAAVDAGAIAASRYASYRDVVLEGGAVPESFRRP; from the coding sequence GTGAGCGAGGACGGACTCCGCCGCGCGCGGGTGATCGCCGTCGGCCGCAACGCGGCATGGATCGTCGCCGACGACGAGGTCGAGCCCCAACTGGCCTCGCTGCGCAAGGGCAAGGGCCACGTCATGCTGGCGCCCGGCGACCTCGTCGCCGCGCACACGATCGCCGACGACCGCGTCGTCGTCGACGCGCTGCTGCCGCGCGCGTTCGCGCTCGAACGCCGCACGCCGGGCGGCCGCACCAAGACGATGGCCGCCAACGTCGACACGCTGGCGATCGTCGCCGCGCTGGTCGAGCCCTCGCTGCACCTGGGGCTCGTCGACCGGCTGCTCGCGTTCGCGGAGCAGCACGGCTTGGCGCCGCTGCTCCTGCTGACCAAGGTCGACCTCGCCGGCGAAGCGGCTGGCGCCGAGATCGCCATGCTCTACCGTGGTCTGGGCATCCCCACGCTGCTGCTGCACCCCAAGAGCGGTCGCGGGCTCGACGACCTGCGCGCGCAGCTGGCCGCCCGTCACGCGCTGCTGGTCGGCAACTCCGGGGTCGGCAAATCCAGCATCTTCCGCGCGCTGGGCGGGATCGCCGTGGTCGGCGACCTCTCGCGCTTCGGTCGCGGCCGGCAGACGACGACCTCGGCGCGCCTGGCCCGCCTGGGCGAGGGCTGGCTGATCGACAGCCCCGGGATCGGCGAGTTCGCGCTGGATCCGATGCCGGCCACCGCGGTGGCCCAACTCTTTCCGGAGATCGCCGAACGAGCCCCCGACTGCCGCTTCGCCGACTGCCGGCACCTGAGCGAGCCCGACTGCGCGGTTCGCGCCGCGGTCGACGCGGGCGCGATCGCCGCCAGCCGCTACGCCTCGTATCGCGACGTGGTCCTGGAGGGCGGCGCGGTGCCGGAATCCTTCCGGCGACCGTAG
- the rpsT gene encoding 30S ribosomal protein S20 — translation MPNIKAAEKWVRQSETRTQRNLATKTKLKTLFKKAVKAADAGVTSAVEGQFDKAARKGIIHPNKAARKKARLARAVAAAAK, via the coding sequence GTGCCCAACATCAAAGCCGCCGAGAAGTGGGTTCGGCAGAGCGAGACCCGCACGCAGCGAAACCTCGCGACCAAGACCAAGCTCAAGACGCTCTTCAAGAAGGCCGTCAAGGCCGCCGATGCCGGCGTGACCTCCGCCGTCGAGGGGCAGTTCGACAAGGCCGCGCGCAAGGGGATCATCCACCCCAACAAGGCCGCCCGCAAGAAGGCGCGCCTGGCGCGCGCCGTCGCCGCCGCCGCCAAGTAG
- the priA gene encoding primosomal protein N', with product MSVLVVDVLPHLRTARFDQALTYRVPAGMALAVGEVVRVPLGTRQVYGYVVTAPYAYGEQRAVKEVAARVEGPRAFDRSGLALARWIAERYVCSLREALGVLVLAAAVPRAVERLVPQGEPPLPERFAAVPERLIRLLWTDLREGVSPDALLRHPEARRAGDRTTLLRAIDALVRAGALARRRVLGGARIGAATVRVLVPGDRAVRGAKVTALVALVCASGELRRSDAVLAGFSDAVIRRALQAGALREEVRELRRERSAHVRLPAFTPTDEQRAAIERIGALLDERAFAQVLLVGVTGSGKTLVYLHAIERVLREGGRAIVLVPEIALTPQTAARFEDAFGDRVAVLHSALSERERFDAWQAAARGEIDVVVGARSAVFAPLEDVRLIVVDEAHEGSYRQDSVPRYDAVAVARERMRRAGGVVVLGSATPALDDYARAIAGRIPLIRLTQRATAQPLPAVRIVDMGAEFAAGNKRVFSSALTEAIDERLARREKTVLFINRRGSARFVLCRGCGHVPECPRCSTALTLHRSEALLRCHWCDHREPVPVVCPQCGDGPIREFGAGTQRVVEELERLFPSAVVVRMDSDTTTRVGAHARLLERFAHEGDILVGTQMVAKGLDFPQVTLVGALAADLDLHVADFRAAERTFALLTQVCGRSGRARPGTAIVQTYSPEHPAIAFAARHDYDGFARAELAERRGLRWPPFVRLAQLGAIGRSRRAVEDAIGGWAAVLREDPRFEVLGPAPYAVARVNEEWRYRLAVRAKDNDAIRTAIRERIVPLAAGSPGVRLVIAVEA from the coding sequence GTGAGCGTGCTCGTCGTCGACGTCCTGCCGCATCTGCGCACCGCGCGCTTCGATCAAGCGCTCACGTATCGCGTCCCCGCCGGTATGGCACTAGCGGTCGGCGAGGTCGTCCGCGTACCGCTGGGAACGCGCCAGGTGTACGGCTACGTCGTCACCGCGCCGTACGCGTACGGCGAGCAGCGCGCCGTCAAGGAGGTGGCCGCGCGCGTCGAGGGGCCGCGCGCGTTCGACCGGAGCGGCCTCGCGCTGGCGCGCTGGATCGCGGAGCGCTACGTGTGCTCGCTGCGCGAGGCGCTGGGCGTCCTCGTCTTGGCCGCCGCCGTCCCGCGCGCCGTCGAGCGGCTGGTGCCGCAGGGCGAGCCGCCGCTCCCGGAACGCTTTGCCGCGGTTCCCGAGCGGCTGATCCGGCTGCTCTGGACCGACCTGCGCGAAGGCGTCTCGCCCGACGCGCTGCTGCGGCATCCCGAGGCGCGCCGCGCCGGCGATCGCACGACGCTGCTGCGCGCGATCGACGCGTTGGTGCGGGCCGGCGCGCTGGCGCGGCGGCGGGTGCTGGGCGGCGCGCGCATCGGCGCCGCCACCGTCCGCGTGCTGGTCCCGGGCGACCGCGCGGTGCGCGGCGCCAAGGTCACCGCGCTGGTGGCGCTGGTCTGCGCCTCGGGCGAGCTGCGGCGCAGCGACGCGGTGCTGGCCGGGTTCTCTGACGCGGTGATCCGGCGCGCGCTGCAGGCCGGCGCGTTGCGCGAAGAGGTGCGCGAGCTGCGGCGCGAGCGCAGCGCGCACGTGCGTCTGCCGGCCTTCACGCCGACCGACGAGCAGCGCGCGGCGATCGAGCGGATCGGCGCGCTGCTCGACGAGCGCGCCTTCGCGCAGGTGCTGCTGGTCGGCGTGACCGGCAGCGGCAAGACGCTGGTCTACCTGCACGCCATCGAACGGGTGCTGCGCGAAGGCGGTCGTGCGATCGTGCTGGTCCCCGAGATCGCGTTGACGCCGCAGACGGCGGCGCGCTTCGAGGACGCGTTCGGCGACCGGGTCGCGGTGCTCCACTCCGCGCTCTCGGAACGCGAGCGTTTCGACGCCTGGCAGGCGGCGGCGCGCGGTGAGATCGACGTCGTCGTCGGCGCGCGCAGCGCCGTCTTCGCGCCGCTCGAGGACGTGCGGCTGATCGTCGTCGACGAAGCGCACGAGGGCTCGTACCGCCAAGACAGCGTCCCGCGCTACGACGCGGTCGCGGTCGCGCGCGAGCGCATGCGCCGCGCCGGCGGCGTCGTCGTGCTGGGCAGCGCGACCCCGGCACTCGACGACTACGCGCGCGCGATCGCCGGGCGCATCCCGCTGATCCGGCTGACGCAGCGCGCGACCGCGCAGCCGCTGCCGGCGGTGCGGATCGTCGACATGGGCGCCGAGTTCGCGGCCGGCAACAAGCGCGTGTTCTCGAGCGCGCTGACCGAGGCGATCGACGAGCGGCTGGCGCGGCGGGAGAAGACCGTGCTGTTCATCAACCGGCGCGGCAGCGCACGCTTCGTGCTCTGCCGCGGCTGCGGCCACGTGCCGGAGTGTCCGCGCTGCTCGACCGCGTTGACGCTGCACCGCAGCGAAGCGCTGCTGCGCTGCCACTGGTGCGACCATCGCGAGCCGGTACCGGTAGTGTGCCCGCAGTGCGGGGACGGTCCGATCCGCGAGTTCGGGGCCGGAACGCAGCGGGTCGTCGAGGAGCTCGAGCGGCTGTTCCCCAGCGCCGTGGTGGTGCGCATGGACTCGGACACGACGACGCGGGTCGGCGCGCACGCGCGGCTGCTGGAGCGCTTCGCGCACGAAGGCGACATCCTGGTCGGCACCCAGATGGTCGCCAAAGGGCTGGACTTTCCGCAGGTGACGCTGGTCGGCGCGCTGGCCGCCGATCTCGATCTGCACGTCGCCGACTTCCGCGCCGCGGAGCGGACCTTCGCGCTGCTCACGCAAGTCTGCGGCCGCAGCGGGCGTGCCCGGCCCGGCACGGCCATCGTGCAGACCTACTCCCCCGAGCACCCGGCGATCGCGTTCGCCGCCCGGCACGACTACGACGGCTTCGCGCGCGCGGAGCTGGCCGAACGGCGCGGTCTGCGTTGGCCGCCGTTCGTGCGGCTGGCCCAGCTGGGCGCGATCGGGCGCTCGCGGCGCGCCGTCGAGGACGCGATCGGCGGCTGGGCGGCCGTGCTGCGCGAGGACCCGCGCTTCGAGGTCCTCGGCCCGGCGCCGTACGCGGTGGCACGGGTCAACGAGGAGTGGCGCTACCGGCTGGCCGTCCGTGCCAAGGACAACGACGCGATCCGGACCGCGATCCGCGAGCGGATCGTACCGCTGGCGGCCGGCAGCCCGGGCGTCCGGCTGGTCATTGCCGTCGAGGCATGA
- a CDS encoding uroporphyrinogen decarboxylase family protein: MTIPASALTAPLRTTVVGSYPQPDWLVDRDLLGARLPPRVRAREIWRVPEQWLEAAQDDATLIAIRDMERAGVDIISDGEIRRESYSNRFATALEGIDLEHPGTALDRTGHPNPVPRIVGEIRRREPVMVRDVQFLRANTDRPIKITVPGPFTMSQQAQNDAYPDLASAAMGFAAAVNAELHDLVRAGADVVQIDEPYLQARSDAAREYALPAIARALEGIGGVTALHTCFGYAHVVHARPEGYPFLDELDGVPARQIAIESMQQHVDLGVLEKLPHKTVILGVLNLDDGAAVETPEQVAAQIRAALVHTTPERLMIAPDCGMKYLPRATAFAKLQAMVAGTKLVRRELGIAD; encoded by the coding sequence GTGACGATTCCCGCGAGCGCCCTGACCGCCCCGCTGCGCACGACCGTGGTCGGTAGCTACCCTCAGCCGGACTGGCTGGTCGACCGCGACCTGCTCGGCGCGCGGCTGCCGCCCCGCGTTCGCGCGCGAGAGATCTGGCGCGTCCCCGAGCAGTGGCTCGAGGCGGCGCAAGACGACGCGACGCTGATCGCGATCCGCGACATGGAGCGGGCCGGCGTCGACATCATCAGCGACGGCGAGATCCGCCGCGAGAGCTACTCGAACCGCTTCGCGACCGCGCTCGAGGGGATCGATCTGGAACACCCCGGCACCGCGCTCGACCGCACCGGGCATCCGAATCCCGTCCCGCGCATCGTCGGCGAGATCCGGCGCCGCGAGCCGGTCATGGTGCGCGACGTGCAGTTCTTGCGCGCCAACACCGACCGGCCGATCAAGATCACCGTCCCCGGGCCGTTCACCATGTCGCAGCAGGCGCAGAACGACGCCTACCCCGACCTCGCGTCGGCTGCGATGGGCTTCGCCGCCGCCGTCAACGCGGAGCTGCACGATCTGGTCCGCGCCGGCGCCGACGTCGTGCAGATCGACGAACCGTACCTGCAAGCGCGCTCCGACGCGGCGCGCGAATACGCGCTGCCCGCGATCGCGCGCGCGCTCGAGGGGATCGGCGGCGTGACCGCGCTGCACACCTGCTTCGGGTACGCGCACGTCGTGCACGCGCGTCCCGAGGGCTATCCGTTCCTCGACGAGCTCGACGGCGTCCCCGCCCGGCAGATCGCGATCGAGTCGATGCAGCAGCACGTCGACCTGGGCGTGCTCGAGAAGCTGCCGCACAAGACCGTCATCTTGGGCGTGCTGAACCTGGACGACGGCGCGGCCGTCGAGACGCCCGAGCAGGTCGCCGCGCAGATCCGCGCCGCCCTCGTGCACACGACGCCGGAGCGGCTGATGATCGCGCCCGACTGCGGCATGAAGTACCTGCCGCGCGCGACCGCGTTCGCGAAGCTGCAAGCGATGGTCGCCGGCACCAAGCTCGTCCGCCGCGAGCTGGGGATCGCCGACTAG
- a CDS encoding GGDEF domain-containing protein, translated as MAAAAALEIACAGSLAVGLGGLFVALRTRAGGRADRLALRLAREREAGFVDAARRLADAARSCVDDVRAEIALAVRRLVPAIDAVLLFEAHEGELRCVFAAGERTAYFAGTALALDDATALPVLAYRAGHRVQLNGKTPPRPVHPSDAGAVAVPLALDGGRSCVLVASSRRPLDADAVDRVAALADHASPAYVIALDRAIDRHRAEYDALTGLLGPRALRQRLGALIEAARHAPLAQSALLFVDTDGFKAWNDRYGHAAGDALLRELARVLRGAARSDADLVARNGGDEFCLVFGESGKADAIERAEALRARIASLDLAHLRPAQAPEPVTITASIGVACFPADAATASALLENADAAMYHSKRGGRDAVSYYGVDGRLTRL; from the coding sequence ATGGCGGCGGCCGCGGCGCTCGAGATCGCGTGCGCGGGCAGCCTCGCCGTCGGGCTGGGCGGCCTGTTCGTCGCGCTGCGCACGCGCGCCGGCGGCCGCGCGGATCGGCTCGCGCTGCGGCTGGCCCGCGAACGCGAAGCGGGTTTCGTCGACGCCGCGCGGCGGCTGGCCGACGCCGCGCGCAGCTGCGTGGACGACGTGCGCGCGGAGATCGCGCTCGCGGTGCGACGGCTCGTGCCCGCGATCGACGCCGTGCTGCTGTTCGAGGCGCACGAGGGCGAGCTGCGCTGCGTCTTCGCCGCCGGCGAACGAACGGCGTACTTCGCGGGGACCGCGCTCGCGCTCGACGACGCGACCGCGCTGCCGGTGCTGGCTTACCGGGCCGGCCATCGGGTGCAGCTGAACGGGAAGACGCCGCCGCGGCCGGTGCACCCGAGCGACGCCGGCGCGGTGGCGGTGCCGCTGGCGCTCGACGGCGGCCGGTCGTGCGTCCTGGTCGCATCGTCGCGCAGGCCGCTCGACGCGGACGCCGTCGACCGGGTGGCGGCGCTGGCCGACCACGCCTCGCCGGCGTACGTGATCGCGCTCGATCGCGCCATCGATCGTCACCGCGCGGAGTACGACGCGCTGACCGGTCTGCTCGGGCCGCGCGCGCTCCGGCAGCGGCTGGGTGCGCTGATCGAGGCCGCGCGGCACGCCCCGCTGGCGCAGTCGGCCCTGCTGTTCGTCGACACCGACGGCTTCAAGGCCTGGAACGACCGCTACGGGCACGCCGCCGGCGACGCGCTGTTGCGCGAGCTGGCGCGCGTGCTGCGCGGCGCCGCGCGCAGCGACGCCGACTTGGTCGCCCGCAACGGCGGCGACGAGTTCTGCCTGGTGTTCGGCGAGAGCGGGAAGGCCGACGCGATCGAACGCGCCGAAGCGCTGCGCGCGCGCATCGCGTCGCTCGACCTCGCGCACCTGCGGCCGGCGCAAGCGCCGGAACCGGTGACGATCACGGCCTCGATCGGCGTGGCCTGCTTTCCGGCCGACGCCGCCACCGCGAGCGCGCTGCTCGAGAACGCGGACGCCGCGATGTATCACAGCAAACGCGGCGGCCGTGACGCCGTCTCGTATTACGGCGTCGACGGCCGGCTGACGCGGCTCTAG
- a CDS encoding Crp/Fnr family transcriptional regulator — protein MIDLATLRRIPLFRDFSDEQLGQVLATVAERRYPKHQFIVREGEPGDTFFVIAAGSVAVCRVGPDGRETILSILKEGDFFGEMSMFDSSLRSASIKTLTDVEVGAVRRDDFLGLIDRNPQIGKLLVIELSERLRAANALIAATTSQDIRARLASLLLNLSEQFGEHVENGTRITLRLTNQEMANMIGTTRETVNRTLNRFWDDRLVDMRTAHVVVTEPDKLRALIP, from the coding sequence ATGATCGACCTCGCCACCCTGCGTCGGATCCCGCTCTTTCGGGATTTCTCCGACGAACAGCTGGGGCAGGTGCTGGCTACCGTCGCCGAGCGGCGGTATCCCAAGCACCAGTTCATCGTGCGCGAGGGCGAGCCCGGCGACACGTTCTTCGTCATCGCGGCCGGTTCGGTCGCGGTCTGCCGGGTCGGTCCGGACGGGCGCGAGACGATCCTCTCGATCCTCAAGGAAGGCGATTTCTTCGGCGAGATGTCGATGTTCGACAGCTCCCTGCGCTCGGCGTCGATCAAGACGCTGACCGACGTCGAGGTGGGCGCCGTCCGCCGCGACGACTTCCTGGGCTTGATCGACCGCAATCCACAGATCGGGAAGCTGCTCGTCATCGAGCTCTCCGAGCGCCTGCGGGCGGCCAACGCGCTGATCGCCGCCACCACCTCGCAAGACATCCGCGCCCGGCTCGCCTCCTTGCTGCTGAACCTGAGCGAGCAATTCGGCGAGCACGTCGAGAACGGGACGCGCATCACGCTTCGCCTGACCAACCAGGAAATGGCGAACATGATCGGGACGACGCGCGAGACCGTGAACCGGACCTTGAACCGGTTCTGGGACGATCGACTGGTCGACATGCGCACCGCGCACGTCGTGGTCACCGAGCCCGACAAGCTGCGCGCGCTGATCCCGTAA
- a CDS encoding YbhB/YbcL family Raf kinase inhibitor-like protein gives METKTKLAVTSTSFKDGQTIPDTAVFDGFGCTGGNRSPQLSWSGAPAGTKSFAITIWDPDAPTGVGFVHWVLFDIPATTTSLPEGAGAKSDAGVGGIHGTTDFGTQAYGGPCPPPGHGPHHYHITVYALDVPQLGLDKTTSYAKFKFVSNAHVLASGELVGIYERT, from the coding sequence ATGGAGACGAAAACGAAGCTCGCTGTGACGAGCACGTCGTTCAAAGACGGCCAGACGATTCCGGACACGGCGGTGTTCGACGGGTTCGGGTGCACCGGCGGTAACCGCAGCCCGCAGTTGTCGTGGTCCGGTGCGCCGGCCGGCACCAAGTCCTTCGCGATCACGATTTGGGATCCGGACGCGCCGACCGGTGTCGGTTTCGTCCACTGGGTGCTGTTCGACATCCCGGCCACGACGACGTCGCTGCCGGAGGGTGCGGGCGCGAAGTCCGACGCGGGCGTCGGCGGCATCCACGGCACGACCGATTTCGGGACACAAGCCTACGGCGGTCCGTGTCCGCCGCCCGGCCACGGCCCGCACCACTACCACATCACCGTCTACGCGCTGGACGTTCCGCAGCTCGGCCTCGACAAGACGACCAGCTATGCGAAGTTCAAGTTCGTCTCGAACGCGCACGTGCTGGCGAGCGGCGAGCTCGTCGGCATCTACGAGCGCACGTAG